The Pseudomonas sp. MM223 genome segment TTCACCTTCTTCAAACCCGAAAATTTCGAGGTCCAGGGCTTTGCCCCGTTCGGCCTGTCCGGCGTGGAAATGGCCGTGTCGGCCGGCGGCATCATCTTCGCCTACCTGGGCCTGACGCCGATCATTTCGGTGGCCAGCGAAGTGAAAAACCCGCAGCGCACCATCCCGATTGCATTGATCTTGTCGGTGCTGTTGTCCACCGCCATCTACGCCCTGCTGCAACTGGCCTTCCTTGGCAGCGTGCCCACCGAAATGCTGGCCAACGGCTGGGCCAGCGTCACCAAGGAACTGGCCCTGCCCTACCGTGACATCGCCCTGGCCCTGGGTGTGGGCTGGCTGGCCTACCTGGTGGTGGCCGACGCCGTGATTTCGCCCAGCGGCTGCGGCAACATCTACATGAACGCCACCCCGCGCGTGATCTATGGCTGGGCGCAGACCGGCACCTTCTTCAAGTACTTCACCCGCATCGATGCCGAATCGGGCATCCCGCGCCCGGCGCTGTGGCTGACCTTCGGCCTGTCGGTGTTCTGGACGCTGCCGTTCCCCTCGTGGGAAGCGCTGATCAACGTGGTATCCGCGGCCCTGGTACTGAGCTACGCCGTGGCGCCGGTCACCGTCGCCGCCCTGCGCCGCAATGCACCCGACATGCCGCGCCCGTTCCGGGTCAAGGGCATGAGCGTGCTGGGCCCACTGTCCTTCATCATCGCCGCACTGATCGTCTACTGGTCCGGCTGGAACACCGTGTCGTGGCTGCTTGCCCTGCAAATCGTGATGTTCGTGCTGTACCTGCTGTGCGGCCGTTTCGTACCCACCCAGCACCTGTCGCTGGCCCAGCAAGTGCGTTCGTCGGCGTGGCTGATCGGTTTCTACGCAGTAACCATCCTGCTGTCGTGGCTGGGCAGCTTTGGTGGCCTGGGGGTGCTCGGCCACCCGTTCGACACCGTGGCCGTGGCCGCCTGCGCCTTGGGCATCTACTACTGGGGCGCCGCGACTGGCGTGCCTGCCCACCTGGTGCGCCTGGAAGGTGAAGACGAGAGCGAAGCCGCCGCTGAAACCTATAACGGCCGCCCTGCCGCCGTCGCTTCCTGAACTTTTACGCAAGGGACAAGCCCATGAAACAGATTCACGTCATCGACTCCCACACTGGCGGCGAACCGACCCGTCTGGTGATGAAGGGCTTCCCGCAACTGCACGGCCGCAGCATGGCCGAGCAGCGTGACGAACTGCGCGAGCTGCACGACCAATGGCGCCGCGCCTGCCTGCTGGAACCACGCGGCAACGATGTGCTGGTGGGTGCGCTGTACTGCCCACCGGCATCGGCCGACGCCACCTGCGGGGTGATCTTCTTCAACAACGCCGGCTACCTGAACATGTGCGGCCACGGCACCATCGGCCTGGTCGCCTCATTGCAGCATCTGGGCCTGATCGCACCGGGCGTGCACAAGATCGACACCCCGGTCGGCCAGGTCAGCGCCACCTTGCATGAAGACGGTGCCATCACCGTCGGCAACGTGCCCGCTTACCGCTACCGCCAGCAGGTGGCGGTGGAGGTGCCCGGCCATGGCGTGGTGCGTGGCGATATTGCCTGGGGCGGCAACTGGTTCTTCCTGGTTTCCGAACACGGCCAGCGTATCGAACTGGATAACCGCGAGGTACTGACCGAGTACACCTGGGCCATGCTCAAGGCCCTCGAAGCCCAGGGCATCACAGGTGAAAACGGCGCACCTATCGACCACGTCGAGCTGTTTGCCGACGATGCCAACGCCGACAGCCGCAACTTCGTGATGTGCCCCGGCAAAGCCTACGACCGCTCGCCCTGCGGCACCGGCACCAGCGCCAAGCTGGCCTGCCTGGCCGCCGACGGCAAGCTTGCCGAAGGCCAGACCTGGGTGCAGGCCAGCATCACCGGCAGCCAGTTCCATGGCCGCTACGAGCGCGACGGCGACCACATTCGCCCGTTCATCACCGGCCGCGCCTACATGACCGCCGACAGCACCCTGCTGATCGACGAACAGGACCCTTTCGCCTGGGGCATCTGACCCGGCCTTTTTCCGACTGAATATTGCGAGGAGTGACAACAATGACCAACAACATCTTCACCGGCACCATGCCCGCCCTGATGACCCCGTGCACTGCCGAGCGCAAGCCGGACTTCGACGCCCTGGTGCGCAAGGGCCGCGAACTGATCGAAGCCGGCATGAGCGCCGTGGTGTACTGCGGCTCGATGGGCGACTGGCCGCTGCTGACCGAGGCCGAGCGCCAGGAAGGCGTGGCGCGCCTGGTGGCCGCCGGCATCCCGACCATTGTCGGCACCGGCGCGGTAAACACCCGCGAAGCAGTAGCCCATGCCGCCCACGCCGCCAAGGTGGGCGCTGCCGGCCTGATGGTCATCCCCCGCGTGCTCAGCCGCGGTGCCTCGCTGATCGCCCAGAAGCACCACTTCTCGGCCATCCTCGCCGCCGCACCCAAGCTGCCAGCGGTGATCTACAACAGCCCCTACTACGGCTTTGCCACCCGCGCCGACCTGTTCTTCGAACTGCGCCGCGAGTTCCCCAACCTGATCGGCTTCAAGGAGTTTGGCGGCGGTGCCGACCTGCGTTATGCCGCCGAACACATCACCTCCAAGGATGACGACGTGACCCTGATGGTCGGTGTGGACACCCAGGTGGTGCATGGCTTCGTCAACTGCAACGCCACCGGCGCCATCACCGGTATCGGCAACGCCCTGCCGCGTGAGGTGCTGCACCTGGTCAGCCTGAGCAAGCAGGCGGCCAAGGGCGATGCCAAGGCCCGTCGCCTGGCGCGCGAGCTGGAGGCAGCACTGGCGGTGCTGTCGTCGTTCGATGAGGGCTGCGACCTGGTGCTGTACTACAAGCACCTGATGGTGCTGAACGGTGACCGCGAGTACAGCCTGCACTTCAACGAGACCGACGTGCTGACCGACGCCCAGCGCAACTACGCCGAGCAGCAGTACGCGCTGTTCCGCAGCTGGTACGCCAGCTGGTCGGCCGAGCAGAACGTCGCCTGACTTTCGCCCTGCGCGGGCCCTTGTAGGAGCGGCCTTGCGCCGCGAAAGGGGTGCGCAGCAGCCCCGGGATTTGCGCACGATGCATAGATTGCCGGGGCTGCTTTGCAGCCCTTTCGCGGCGCAAGGCCGCTCCTACAGGGGCCGCGGCGCGCTCTTGATCCTGTTTTACTATCCCCAAGGAGGCTACATGCCCCTCACAGGCAACCTGCTGATCGGCCAGACGCCGGTAACCGGCAGCCGCGAAGCCATTCGCGCCATCGACCCGGCCACCGGCCAGCCACTGGAACCGGCCTACCTGGGCGGCACCGGCGAACACGTGGCCCAGGCCTGCGCCCTGGCCTGGGCGGCGTTCGATGCCTACCGCGAAACCACGCTCGAACAACGGGCACAGTTCCTCGAAACCATCGCCGCGCAAATCGAAGCCCTCGGCGATGCCCTGATCGACCGCGCAGTGGCCGAAAGCGGCCTGCCTAAAGCGCGCATCCAGGGCGAGCGTGGCCGCACCTGCACCCAGCTGCGCACCTTCGCCCGGGTGGTGCGGGCCGGTGAATGGCTGGATGTGCGGGTCGACAACGCCCAGCCAGAACGCCAACCCTTGCCCCGCGCCGACCTGCGCCAGCGCCAGGTGGCCCTGGGGCCGGTAGCGGTGTTTGGCGCCAGTAATTTCCCGCTGGCCTTCTCGGTGGCCGGTGGCGACACCGCCTCGGCATTGGCTGCTGGCTGCCCAGTGGTGGTCAAGGCCCACAGCGCCCACCCAGGCACCAGCGAACTGGTCGGCCAGGCGGTGGCGCAAGCGGTGAAGCTGTGCGGCTTGCCGGCCGGCGTATTCTCGCTGTTGTACGGCTCCGGCCGTGAAGTCGGCATCGCGCTGGTCAGCGACCCGCGCATCAAGGCCGTTGGTTTTACCGGCTCGCGCAGCGGTGGTATCGCGCTATGCCAGGCGGCCCAGGCACGCCCGGAGCCGATCCCGGTGTACGCCGAAATGAGTTCGATCAACCCGGTGTTCCTGTTCGAGGCCGCTCTGCAGGCCCGCGCCGAAGCGCTGGCACAAGGCTTCGTCGCCTCGTTGACCCAAGGGGCCGGCCAGTTCTGCACCAACCCTGGCCTGGTGATTGCCCGCCAAGGGCCGGCGTTGCAGCGGTTTATCCACGCGGCCAGCGAGCACGTGCGCCAGGCTGCTGCGCAAACCATGCTCACCCCGGGCATCTTCAGTGCGTATCAGGCTGGTGTCGGTAGCTTGACGGATAACGCCAATGCCCGGGCTGCGGCCAGCGGCCAGGCCGGGCAAGGCCCCAACCAATGCCAGGCGCAACTGTTCGTCACCCAAGCCGAGGCTTTTCTCACCGACCCGGCGTTGCAGGCTGAAGTGTTTGGCGCAGCATCGCTGGTGGTGGCCTGCGCCAGCGACGAGCAGGTACGCCAGGTGGCCGAGCACCTGGAAGGCCAATTGACCGCGACCTTGCAACTGGACGATGCCGACATCGACTGCGCCCGTGTACTGCTGCCCACCCTTGAACGCAAGGCCGGGCGCATTCTGGTCAATGGCTGGCCGACCGGTGTCGAAGTGTGCGATGCCATGGTGCATGGCGGGCCGTTCCCGGCCACCTCCGATGCCCGTACCACCTCGGTGGGCACGGCGGCGATCCTGCGCTTCCTGCGCCCGGTGTGCTACCAGGACTTCCCCGATGCGTTGCTGCCGCAGGCGTTGCAGCACGGCAACCCGTTGCAGTTGCGGCGCCTGCTCGACGGCAAACGGGAAGGCTGAGCATGGTCGAAACCCCTGAAGCCGATATCGCCGTGGTGGGCGCCGGCATTGTCGGCGTTGCCTGTGCCCTGCAACTGGCCCGCCAGGGCCGTCGGGTGCTGCTGGTCGACCGCCAGGCACCCGGCCAGGGCGCGTCCTATGGCAACGCCGGGCACCTGGCCACCGAGCAGGTGTTCCCGATTGCCGACCTGTCGATCCTCAAGCGCTTGCCCCGCATGCTGCTGGACCCGATGGGCCCGCTGCGCCTGGACTGGAAGTACCTGCCCAAGGCCATGCCCTGGTTCACCCGCCTGCTGCTCAACCTGCGCCCGGCGCCGTTCCAGCGCAGCGTGGCCGGCATCCGCACGCTGAACGAAGGTAGCCTGGGTGCCTGGCAGCGGCTGCTGGGCTCCATCGGGCGCAGCGAACTGTTCCAGGAGGATGGTTCGTTGCTGGTGTTCGAGAAACCAGAGTCACGCCAGGCGCTGGAGGCGTTGCGCGCACGCATGCAACAGCAAGCGGTGCCGGTTGACTTCTGGCCCGCAGAAACCGTACGCGAGGCAGCGCCACAACTGAGCCCGTCACTGCTGGGCGGGCTGTACTTTCCGCGCACCGGGCACTTCATCGACCCCTACCGGGTGGTGTGCGAATTGTTCGAAGCAGCCAAGGCCAGCGGCGTGCGCTTTGTCCAGGCGCAGGTAGATGGCGGGCAGTTGCACAGCGCCGGCGTCAGCCTGGCCAGCGACCAGGGCACGCTCAATGCCCGCCAGGTGCTGATCAGTTGTGGTGCCCATTCTGCGAAACTGACCGCCGCGCTGACGGGCAAGCGGGTGCCGCTGGACACAGAGCGCGGTTACCACCTGATGTTGCCGGGTGAGCACCAGCGCCTGCCGTTTGCAGTCACGTCGCTTGAGCGCAAGTTCATCATGACGCCCATGGCCGAAGGCTTGCGCCTGGCCGGCACGGTGGAGTTCGCCGGGCTGGAGGCACCGCCGAGCATGCAGCGGGCGTGGCAGTTGCACCGGTTGAGCAAGGGCTTGTTCCGGCAAGACTTGAGCGTCGAAGGGGCGACACCGTGGATGGGCTTCAGGCCTTCGTTGCCGGACTCGTTGCCGGTGATCGACCGGGTGTGCGATGGGCGGGTGCTGTTGGCGTTTGGGCATCAGCACCTGGGGTTGACCCAGGCGGCGGTGACGGCGGAATGGGTGGGGCGGTTGGCTGAGCGGGCCGGCGGGCCCGAGATGGGAGCCTACCGGTTGGATCGGTTCTAGATTCGGGGGCCGCTGTGCGGCCCAATCGCGACACAAGGCCGCTCCCACAGGGGAACGCGTGCTCTTTGTAGGAGCGGCCTTGTGCCGCGAATGGGCTGCAAAGCAGCCCCTCTAAGCCTCAGCGATAACGTTCAAGCCAGTGTGCGTATGGCGCTGGCAAGGTCCAGGACGCTTTCTCCACCCCCGGCTCCTTGGCCGCAAAGTACGCCCAGTGCGGGTCGGCCAGGTGCGCACGCCCTACCGATACCAGGTCCAGCTGGTTGGCCTGCAATGCGGCCTCTGCCAGCTGCGGCGTGCCAAAGCCCCACGCCGAAGTGACCGGCAGCTTCGCCTCACGGCGCACACGCTCGGCAATCGGCCCCATGAACGCCGGGCCCCACGGGATGTTGGTTTCGGGAATGGTGAAACCAACACTCACGCTCAGCAGGTCCAGGCCGCCAGCCTTGAAGCGGCGCGCCAGTTCGATGGACTCTTCCAGGGTCTGCTCGTCGCGGCCATCGTATTCCAGCACACCAAAGCGCGCGGTCAGCGGCAGGTGCTCTGGCCACACTTCACGCACTGCGGCCAGGGTTTCCAACAGGAAGCGGCTGCGGTTGTCGAAGCTGCCACCGTAGGCGTCGGTACGCTTGTTGGAGTGCTCGGAGAAGAAGCTCTGGCCCAGGTAGCCGTGGGCAAAGTGCAGTTCGATCCACTCGAAGCCGGCATCACGCGCACGGCGGGCGGCATCGACGAAGTCCTGCTTGACCCGAGCGATGTCGTTCAGGGTCATCTCGCGTGGCACTTTCGGCAGGTGCGCGCCAAAGGCAATGGCAGACGGGGCGATGGTTTCCCAGCCGCGCGCGTCGTCGGCGGCAATGTGGTCGTCACCCTCCCACGGGCGGTTGGCGCTGGCCTTGCGCCCGGCGTGGGCGATCTGGATGCCCGGCACCGAACCTGCGGCCTTGATGGCCTGCACCACCGGTACAAACGCCTGGGCGTGGGCATCGCTCCAGATACCGGCGCAACCGGGGCTGATGCGCCCTTCCGGTGCCACCGCAGTGGCCTCCACCACCAGCAGGCCGGCACCGCCACGGGCGAGGCCGGCGTAGTGCACGTGGTGCCAGTCGTTGATCATGCCGTCTTCGGCCATGTATTGGCACATCGGCGGGATGGCGATGCGGTTACGCAGGGTGACGTCTTTGAGGGTGTAGGGTTCGAACAGTGCGGACATGGGAAACTCCGGGTTCATCTGAATACTGTTGTTCGATCATAATCGAACTATGGCAATTAGTGAAACCCCCGTTATCATGTCGGCCATGCGAGCCTATAAACACCCCAACGCTGAAGACCTGATCCTTGAACGCCTGCTCTATGCGCTCAGCGACCCCGTGCGCCTGGAAATCGTCCGCCATCTGGCCGGCGTGGCCGAAGCCAGCTGTGGCGAACTGGATGGGGGGCGGCCGAAGTCGAGCATGTCCCACCACTTCCGCGTGCTGCGTGATGCGGGGCTGGTGCATACCCGTAATGTGGGGACTACCCATATGAATTCGCTGCGCAGCGAAATGCTGGGGGAGCGGTTCCCAGGGTTGCTGGAGTGCATCCTGCGGCAAGTCTGACTTTTCACGCCCCTGTAGGAGCGGCCTTGTGCCGCGAAAGGGCCGCAAAGCGGCCCCGGCGATATGAGCGGCGAAGCTAAAATCTGGGGCCGCTTTGCGGCCCTTTCGCGGCACAAGGTGATCTGGTCAAGTAATTTTGGACACCGGTTAAGGTTTATGCCGCTGCCCTCAGTTTTTCCTCCATGGCTACCGGGGTCTCGTAGCCGTTGTAGCTGTGGAGGCGTTTGAGGTTGTAGCGCACCAGATAAGCCATGATGTCGGCCTTAGCCTCAGCTTCGGATTCATAGCCTCCTGCCGGCATCCATTCTGATTTCAACGCCCCGAAGAATCGCTCCATGGCGGCGTTGTCCCAGCATTGGCCGCGGTGGCTCATGCTTTGTTTCAAGCGGCATTCTTCAAGCACAGCCCTGAATTTATGGCTGGTGTACTGACAACCTTGATCTGAATGAAACATCACGCCAGCAGGCTTGCCCCTAGACTCAGACGCCATGCGCAGCGCGTCACAGGCCAACCTGGCATCGGCAGTCATTGAAAACGCCCAGCCCACAACTCGGCGTGCGTACAAGTCGATTACCGCGGCCAAGTACAGCCAGCGCCTGCCAACCTGGATGTAAGTCACATCGCCACACCAAACCTCGTTGATAGTCGAAACTTTGAAATTTCGCTTCAGTTGGTTTTCCGCAATCAGTGCTTCTGTACCTGACGAGCGATACCGGTGCGGCCTGCGCTGCCGGCATTTCAAGCCAGCCTCACGCATAAGCGCGCGCACTTTGTAACGCCCGACTTTATGGCCTTGACGACGCAACTCCTGCACGAGAGTTCGTGATCCAGAAGCATTTCGCGACGCCTTGAAATGGTCGACTACCAGCAGGCGCAGAGCATCTCTGTCAGGGTTTTCACGCCCTTGGCGTTTGCGCCATGCATAGAAACTGCTGCGCTTGACCCCAAGCACGCGACAGCAGTCGACAACACCGTAATGCTCACTCAGCTCGTTGATCAGCGAGAACGATCTTTGGAGTCCCGAAGCAGGAGAGCACTGGCCTTTTTTAGGATTTCGATATCCCGATCCTTTTGACGAACCAGGCTTTCCAGCTCCTCGATTCGTCGTTGCTCCGGGGTGATAGCCTTTGCACCAGCCGGGACTTTCCCCTCTCTCTCCTGCCGTACCTGGTCAACCCACCGGCGAAGAGCCAGTGCGGCCAATCCCGAGGATTTCACATACCTCAGGAACTGACTGGCCACCGTCCAGCACCATTTCAGCTGCTTGGATTTTGTGTTCTTTCGAATAAGATTTTCGCACTGATTTTGCCTCCAATTGGGCGTCATCATAGCGCCCGAAGAAGGTGTCCAAAATCATTAGGCCAGTTCAAGGCCGCTCCTACACGGATTGCGTCAGCCTGCAGGTTTTGAATGGGCAAGGGAAAAGCGGCACACCTGCCCGCCCCTGAGCATGCACTCCTCGTGGCTGACCTCAGCCCCACCTAGAGCACCGATCAGCGCCAGGTCCAGCTCGCACACCACCGGGTGCGCCTTGGCCAGGTGATGGAACACGCAATTGTGCGCCACGATCTGCGGCTCCCCGGCCGAGCGGAAAAACACCTGTGCCTCGTACCCGGCATTGTTCATATGCTCGACAATACGTGCTTCATCCACCACCTTGTGCTCAAGGTCTGCAGCCAGCTTGCGCCCCAGCTGACGCATCAGCGCCAGCAATGCCTCTTGCCCGAGCAAGCCCGCCACTTCACCAATCAGCAGGTTGGCCAGCAGCGGGTACTGGCGGGGGAACTGTTCACGGGCAAGCTCCGTCAGCTCGTGCAGCTGCTCCGGGCGCCGCCCGGTAGGCCGGGTAGCGCCACGCTTGACCAGGCCATCACGCTCCAGCGCCGCCAGGTGCTGGCGCACGGCCGTACGGGTAATGGCCAGGGCCTGCGCCAGGTCGTCGATGCTCATGCCGGCAGGCTGATGCAACAACGCATGGAGCAGGTCCTGTTGGGTGCGGCCCAGGCCTTCGAGCATCAGAACTTGTCCGGGAACTGTTTGACCAGCGCCGCGGCCAGGGCGTCGGACAGGGTCAGGATATGCTCGCGCATCATCCCCCAGGTACGCGCCTCGCCTGCGTAGTCACCCGCCGCCAACTGGTCGATCTGCGCCACATGGTGGCCGCCATGGGCACTGAGCAGCGTCAGCAGGGTCGGTTCGGGCAGGTTCGGGTTGGCCTTGGCCAGGAACGCCGCGAGGGCCTTGGCATTGCTGGTCAGCTCGTCGACGGCGGCCTGTTGGCCCTTTTTGTCCTTACCCACGGTGGCATCGCTGTAGTGCTTGATTGCACCCCAGTGGCCAGCCAGCAGTTTCAGCAACTGGTCGGCGGCGGGTTGGCCATATAACGGTGCGATGCTGTTGGCGATTCGGGTGGCGTCGCTGACCACTTCGTTGGCGGCGACTTCTGCCTGTTTGGCGTTGCCGGCCTGGTTGGCCACGGCGTAGTTGCGCACCCAGAAGATGTGCTCGACCCACAGGTCGCGCAGGGCCATGCGCGTGGTCATTGCAGCGGATTCTGCGGGTTTGGCGGCGGGGGTTGAGGTGGAGTAGCTCTGGCTCCATGCCGGCTGGGCGCACAGGGCGAGCAGCAGTAAGGCGGCAATCTTGGTGTTCATGACGGCACCCTCCTGGAGGGGATCGACTGACAAGATTAATTTAAGCATCAAAATATGTTTTTATTGGTCGAAGATTGGGTTTCCGATCAGCGGTTTCCTGTTCGGGCCTCTTCGCAGCACAAGGCTGCTCCTACAAGTACAGCATGTACCTGTAGGAGCAGCCTTGTGCTGCGAAGAGGCCCGCACAGGCAACAAAAAAGCCACGAGGTCACCCCCGTGGCTTTCTGGTCACAACAATGGCCGATTACAGCGCCATGTCGTTCTCAGGCTTGCTTTCAACCGGCTCGCTCGCCGCGCCGCCGAAATCAACGCTGGCGTCGATCACCGGCGGTTTCTCCAGCTGCAGCACTTCAGCGGTGTAGTTCCACTCTTTCTGGGTGGCCGCTGCCGAATCGTTCAGCTTGGTGCCGTAGCTTGGCACGATCTGTTTGATCTTGGCCTGCCACTCTGGGGTAGCGACCTTCTCCTTGAACACGGTTTCCAGTACGGTCAGCATGATCGGCGCAGCAGTCGAAGCACCTGGCGATGCACCCAGCAGGCCGGCAATGGTACGGTCTTCGGACGCCACCACTTCGGTGCCCAGCTTCAGCACGCCGCCCTTCTCGGCATCACGCTTGATGATCTGCACACGCTGGCCGGCCTGCCACAGGCGCCAGTCTTCCTTCTTGGCATTCGGGAAGTAGGTGCGCAGGGCTTCGAAGCGGTCATCGTCAGACAACATCAGCTGGCCAGCGAGGTACTCGACCAGCGGGTACTGCTCGATACCGACCTTGGTCATCGGCCACACGTTGTGGGTGGTGGTGCTGCTCAGCAGGTCCAGGTACGAGCCGTTCTTCAGGAACTTGGTGGAGAAGGTGGCGAACGGGCCAAACAGGATCACGCGCTTACCGTCCAGCACGCGGGTGTCCAGGTGCGGTACCGACATGGGTGGCGCGCCGGTCGAAGCAATGCCGTAGGCCTTGGCCATGTGCTGCATGGCCACGGTCGGGTTCTCGGTCACCAGGAACGAGCCACCCACCGGGAAGCCTGCGTATTCCTTGGCTTCAGGAATGCCCGACTTCTGCAGCAGCTTCAATGCGCCGCCGCCGGCACCGATGAACAGGAACTTGGCGTCGGTAGCCGACTCGGTACCGTCCTTCAGGTTCTTGTACTCGACGTGCCAGGAGCCGTCCTTGTTGCGGGTGATGTCCTGCACTTCGCTGGACAGCTTCAGGTCGAACTTGTCCTGGGTCTTCAGGTGGCCAACCATCTGGCGGGTGATCTCGCCAAAGTTGACGTCGGTGCCGATTGGCGTCCAGGTCACGGCCAGCTTCTGGTTCGGGTCGCGGCCTTCCATCATCAGCGGGACCCACTTGGCGATCTGCGCGTGGTCCTCGGAGTACTGCATCGGGCGGAACAGCGGGCTGGCCTGCAGCGCGTCGTAACGCTTTTTCAGGAACTTGATGTTGTCATCGCCCCACACGAAGCTCATGTGCGGGGTGGTGTTGATGAACGAGTGCGGGTTCTTCAGCACGCCCTGGCGCACCTGCCAGGCCCAGAACTGACGGGAAATCTGGAAGGCTTCGTTGATTTCGATGGCCTTGGAGATGTTGACGTTGCCGTCTTTGTCTTCCGGGGTGTAGTTCAGCTCGGCCAGCGCGGAGTGGCCGGTACCGGCGTTGTTCCAGCCGTTGGAGCTTTCTTCAGCCACACCGTCCAGGCGCTCGACCATTTCCATCGACCAGCTTGGCTCCAGCTCGTGCAGCCACACAGCCAGGGTGGAGCTCATGATGCCGCCGCCGACCAGCAGCACGTCTACTTTTTTGGTTTCTGCGGCATGCGCTTGCATGAAGCTTGCAGCGACAGCCAGACCCAGCAAGGTCTTGCCAGCTTTCTTGAACATTGATCAATTCCAGTCAGGAGAACGGAGGGAGGGCCTGTGGCTGGCCCAGGTATTCCTTGTTCTTCAGCGCAGGCTTGTTGTTGATCATTGTTCGGCAGCCAGAGAACCAGAAAACGACTCGGCCTTTTGTCGAATTGACCGACAGGGCTGAATCGTTTTTCTGATTGTATCCGAAATGCCAGCGCAAACAAATTGCCGGCCCTCGCGTCAACGTGACGGGTTGTCCCAGGGAATACCGGCAAGCTTTGCAGTGATTGCAGTATTTTCTCGGCGCCCCTACTATTGCGATCATTTCTCATTCGCACCAGTATGCGTTCGCGCCGGATGCCGCCGTGGTTTCGATCCCAGAGTTGAACACCTCGCTCCATACCCTGTACCGCAGCCACTCGCGCTGGTTGCTCGGTTTTCTGTACCGCCGCCTGGGCAGCCGCTGCGATGCCGCTGACCTGGTGCAGGACACCTTCGTGCGTATCCTCAACCGCCCAAGGCAGTTCGATGGCGAACGCGGCGAGCGCTCGTACCTGGCCACCATCGCCCGCGGTCTGTGCGTGGACCACTGGCGACGGCAGAAGCTGGAACAGGCCTGGTTGCAGCAGTTGGCCTTGCAGCCCGAGGCACTGCAGCCCTCCCCCGAACAGCGCGCGATCATTGTCGAAACCCTGCACGAAGTGGACGCCATGCTGCTGCGCTTGCCGAGCAAGGTGCGCCAGGCCTTTTTGCTGGCACAGATCGATGGCCTGGCCTACCGCGATATTGCCGCACACATCGGGGTGAGCGAACGCATGATCAAGAAGTACCTGGCCCAAGCGTTTCTGCATTGCGCCATTCTTGAAGCCGAACTCGACGGCTTGCTGGTGGAGTGACGCCATGACCGCGCCCGCGCAAAAACTCAGCCACGCCAGCCTGCAACAGGCCGCACACTGGTACGTGCAGTTGCAGGACGAAAACGCCGCACCGCAGTTGCGCACCCAGTGGCAGCACTGGTTTGACCAGCACGGCGACCACCAGGCGGCCTGGCACTATGTGCAACGGGTCGGCCAGCGTTTTGCCCCGTTGCAGGCCGAAGGCGCAGCGGCGGGCCGGGCATTGCGTGAGCACGAGGCGCGTCGCTTCAGCCGGCGTACCGGGCTCAAGTCGCTGCTGGTGCTTGGCGCCAGCTCCCTGCTTGGCTGGCGTGCCTGGCACGGTGCGCCGTTGTCGGGCTGGGATGCCGACATGGCCACCGGCATCGGTGAAATCCGCGAAGCACGCCTGGCCGATGGCAGCCAGTTGTGGCTGGGGGCACAGAGCGCCGTGGACATGGAGTACTCCGCACTCAGCCGGGTGCTGCGGCTGCGCTTTGGCGAGTTGCTGGTGGAAACCGCCCACGACCCGCGCCGCCCCTTCTTCGTCGACACTGCACAAGGGCGCATGCAAGCACTGGGCACGCGCTTTGCGGTGTGCCAGCAGGGGGAACGCACCCGGCTGGATGTGTACGCGGGCGCCGTGGAGGTGTGCACGGCTCAAAGCGGCGAGCGCTGCATCGTACCCGCAGGCCAGCAGGTGGATTTCAGCGCCCAGGGCATCAGCAATACCCGCCCGGCGCAAAGCGCGGGTGAGTCGTGGGTTCACCGACGGCTCAATGCCGAAGACATGCCCTTGGCGCAGCTGCTGCAAACGCTTGGACGCTATCGCCATGGGCATCTGGGTTGGCACCCGGACGTTGCACAGCTCTCGGTGATGGGGGCATTCCCGCTCAACGATACCGACCGGGCACTGGAG includes the following:
- the dapA_7 gene encoding 4-hydroxy-tetrahydrodipicolinate synthase (*Name dapA_7); translation: MTNNIFTGTMPALMTPCTAERKPDFDALVRKGRELIEAGMSAVVYCGSMGDWPLLTEAERQEGVARLVAAGIPTIVGTGAVNTREAVAHAAHAAKVGAAGLMVIPRVLSRGASLIAQKHHFSAILAAAPKLPAVIYNSPYYGFATRADLFFELRREFPNLIGFKEFGGGADLRYAAEHITSKDDDVTLMVGVDTQVVHGFVNCNATGAITGIGNALPREVLHLVSLSKQAAKGDAKARRLARELEAALAVLSSFDEGCDLVLYYKHLMVLNGDREYSLHFNETDVLTDAQRNYAEQQYALFRSWYASWSAEQNVA
- a CDS encoding Alpha-ketoglutaric semialdehyde dehydrogenase 2 encodes the protein MPLTGNLLIGQTPVTGSREAIRAIDPATGQPLEPAYLGGTGEHVAQACALAWAAFDAYRETTLEQRAQFLETIAAQIEALGDALIDRAVAESGLPKARIQGERGRTCTQLRTFARVVRAGEWLDVRVDNAQPERQPLPRADLRQRQVALGPVAVFGASNFPLAFSVAGGDTASALAAGCPVVVKAHSAHPGTSELVGQAVAQAVKLCGLPAGVFSLLYGSGREVGIALVSDPRIKAVGFTGSRSGGIALCQAAQARPEPIPVYAEMSSINPVFLFEAALQARAEALAQGFVASLTQGAGQFCTNPGLVIARQGPALQRFIHAASEHVRQAAAQTMLTPGIFSAYQAGVGSLTDNANARAAASGQAGQGPNQCQAQLFVTQAEAFLTDPALQAEVFGAASLVVACASDEQVRQVAEHLEGQLTATLQLDDADIDCARVLLPTLERKAGRILVNGWPTGVEVCDAMVHGGPFPATSDARTTSVGTAAILRFLRPVCYQDFPDALLPQALQHGNPLQLRRLLDGKREG
- the yveA_2 gene encoding Aspartate-proton symporter (*Name yveA_2) produces the protein MSGKFKKQLSLLDLTFIGLGAIFGSGWLFAASHVSAIAGPAGILSWFLGGFAVLLLGIVYCELGAALPRAGGVVRYPVYSHGPLLGYLMGFITLIAFSSLIAIEVVASRQYAAAWFPDLTKAGSSDPTVLGWLVQFALLGLFFFLNYRSVKTFAKANNLVSVFKFIVPLLVIGVLFTFFKPENFEVQGFAPFGLSGVEMAVSAGGIIFAYLGLTPIISVASEVKNPQRTIPIALILSVLLSTAIYALLQLAFLGSVPTEMLANGWASVTKELALPYRDIALALGVGWLAYLVVADAVISPSGCGNIYMNATPRVIYGWAQTGTFFKYFTRIDAESGIPRPALWLTFGLSVFWTLPFPSWEALINVVSAALVLSYAVAPVTVAALRRNAPDMPRPFRVKGMSVLGPLSFIIAALIVYWSGWNTVSWLLALQIVMFVLYLLCGRFVPTQHLSLAQQVRSSAWLIGFYAVTILLSWLGSFGGLGVLGHPFDTVAVAACALGIYYWGAATGVPAHLVRLEGEDESEAAAETYNGRPAAVAS
- the proR gene encoding 4-hydroxyproline 2-epimerase (*Name proR), which produces MKQIHVIDSHTGGEPTRLVMKGFPQLHGRSMAEQRDELRELHDQWRRACLLEPRGNDVLVGALYCPPASADATCGVIFFNNAGYLNMCGHGTIGLVASLQHLGLIAPGVHKIDTPVGQVSATLHEDGAITVGNVPAYRYRQQVAVEVPGHGVVRGDIAWGGNWFFLVSEHGQRIELDNREVLTEYTWAMLKALEAQGITGENGAPIDHVELFADDANADSRNFVMCPGKAYDRSPCGTGTSAKLACLAADGKLAEGQTWVQASITGSQFHGRYERDGDHIRPFITGRAYMTADSTLLIDEQDPFAWGI